The segment ACGAGTAAATCGCGTCATAACTCGGCGGCGTCAAAACATAATCGACATGATCGACAACCCACGAGAGAATCCGTTGCACCGCATCGAATTCGGTAGTCACACCGCGCGTCAGTTCTTTGGCTTTTGCTGCGATAAGGGGATTGTCTGCTGCCACCTGCTTGGTTGAAGCCAGATAAGCGGTTTCCGGACCGGTGAGCGCCGCGAGCGGAAAAGGCGCAGTTGTGTTGATCGTGTTGAGCTTTACCCAATTCGAGGCGGTCAAAGAAACCGAGGCCACGATCGTTGCCGTGGGCTGCCGCCAGGTGGCGGTGATGACTTTGTTGCCGCGCGAGTCGAGCTTTTCCTCACGCTGCGTTGGCGCAGGATTGAATTGCAGATTGAGGTTGGCGATATCTTGATTGTAAGTAGGCGAGTTGAATGACGCAGGAATCACGGTACTGATGATGAGTGAATTGATGCCGGCCGCGGGCACCAGCCGCTGCGAGAGCGTGTAGTTGATGCGAGACACCTGGCTGCCGTTGAGCGTATAGTTCTCTCTTCCCGTGATCATTGTGGCAAAGGCCAAGATCAACAGAGTGAACAAAACTGTTTCGCGGCGCATGACGTTTGTTCTCCTAAAATCAAATGAAGTATTATATCAAATCGAAACAGCCCCAATTGCCGCAAGGGCTGCACGAAGAACTGCGGTTTTCAGCTTATTTAAAAATTGGCTATTTAAGCGAAACTGTCAAATTTGAGTATAAAGGCAAAGATACCTCCAGCGGATCGAAACAACCCAACAAATGAACGGCTTTTATCAGTTGGGTTGTTTCGATCTGCTGGCATTTTTTTTGAGCCTGTTTGGGTGCGACTCGTTCGCGTTGGGATCCTTACGATTTCGATGGTCGCTTGCGCAGCTTCGGCCCCTGTGGCGTGTCTTCAATCTCCCAGCCCGCCGCCTTGATTTGATCGCGCAGGGCATCGGAATCTTTCCA is part of the Cytophagia bacterium CHB2 genome and harbors:
- a CDS encoding transglutaminase domain-containing protein, producing MRRETVLFTLLILAFATMITGRENYTLNGSQVSRINYTLSQRLVPAAGINSLIISTVIPASFNSPTYNQDIANLNLQFNPAPTQREEKLDSRGNKVITATWRQPTATIVASVSLTASNWVKLNTINTTAPFPLAALTGPETAYLASTKQVAADNPLIAAKAKELTRGVTTEFDAVQRILSWVVDHVDYVLTPPSYDAIYSFNTGKGNCQNYSHLSAALMRAVGIPVRIVNGVTLNRSFDANTEEGRLTLGMAQGRHSWIDVYFPDLGWVPFDPQQSQLFTSNRYIRIEVGLDNEETTQDGLIRWTVARGSKAQPEFEETINADFPEDKTTITAKRQKYGPKNLLLSPDVKATFVPYVADVTPPPPPPP